Part of the Quercus lobata isolate SW786 chromosome 6, ValleyOak3.0 Primary Assembly, whole genome shotgun sequence genome, tatactattcatttattctaaactctttggtttgtgtacttaataactcacttggatgaatatttatgatgtggtcccatatttgattctaaaattaagaaataaaactctttaaaaataaataatttaggacacatgacgcaattttggaactctaatttagaattctaatttgagtttctctcaactttacctattattatatgagaaaatcaaaaataggTTTTGGAGATTTCTGAACAAAAGatcaaggaaaaagaataaagaaatttctttaagaTACCCTCATCATTATTATAGCAATATTATACCAAGTCCAAAACAGAGtacccaaaaacaaaactgggaaaaaaagaaaaaagaaaaaaaaaaggaatcttaCATGTGTTGAGTGAGATTACAAAGACTAATAGGCTAACAGCTACTGGTTATGAAATCCCTTTCTTTATGTATGGCTTTTAATACTCTCACAATCCAAAAGTCAGATTGAAAGCTGACTTGTCCGGCCTCTCAGTTTCTAATCTCTAAAGCTTTTTGAATCATCATCTCAAGTAaccaagaaaattcaaattgttTGTTTCAAACCAATGTGACACATACAGGTCTTTCTCAGCTTTCAACTAGCTTTCCATCTAATCTTTTCTTTAAGGAGTTTTGATTGGAACATGAGGCATAGCTGGCTTAggtttcttcatcttttccacCAACACAACTTGAGTGATAAGAACTACACCAGCAATTGACACTGCATTTTGAAGTGCACACCTTGAAACCTGACAAGGATCTACAACTCCAGCACTGAGAAGATCTTCATATCTGCCTGTCATTGCATCGTATCCAGTTTGCCAATTACAAGTTCTAGTCTTCTCTACAAGAATTTCTCCATCGACACCTGCATTAGAAGCAATTGATTTTGCAGGTGCAAGGAGAACCTACAATTCAACATTAGCAATAGTTTCTATGATCAGGGCAGTAAATGTCCACAAATAAAAGGTCCTAAAAGAtgttaaaaaaccaaaagatgaaaaatgaaagttGACAGTTTCAAATTTAAAGCATAATAATCTATATTTTACATTATCTGACTGAATTCTGAACtagcaaacaaataaaaagtaagAGTTCCCAGGAAACAATTTAAGAAAAGGGGAGGCCTCAGATGAGGGACAGGATCTTTCActcactgtcattcacagtagcaAATATGCTTACTCTTTCTTACCAATTGCAGGTAGTATAACTGATGGGACTAACAAGACCTTCTTCCTTGGACGACCTCATCAAATATACCTGTCCACCTTAACACAACACGGACGAACACAGGCGAGTCATTTAATAAAAGCATTCAATACCTCAGACAGTTATCAATCAATTAGTAGACCGTTGGAACCTCATCAAACCCATATTCATGAGCCCTAAGGCGTTACAAAAAGGGCACTAAAGCCACAATTAAGGCCCTAACGGCTAGAAACCATGAagttgtatatatacacactgaTCATAGACAAGGAAGGTATACAGATTcacctaaaaatattctcacaTTGATATTCTGATATCTAGAACTTTCTTATTATTCTCAAAAGCTTCCATATattgactttggcatcggagctGTTGTGGCAAGCACCACACCTGTGACCACCATTTCATGATGCATTATGATTGTTTACATTTCAATTGATTTTATATCACATAGAGAAGAAACTTTTTACTATAATTAAtctcttctttgttttaattggaaTTCTTACAATACATATATGTAAGTACATATATGTAATTGCAGGTACAAAACTATAGCCATGCTTAGCATGCCATCAATCTCATTGAAATTTATGTTAaataaagaatataagaaaattgtgTTGTTTTAACCTTGCAATGGCAAAGACAAGATTTAattcaattattcaaatttcttaatATTCTTCATTTAATGATAGTATATGTTCAAGAAatcattgtatttttcttttgtaaaccATTATTACTATCTGAAATCAGTATGTAGCTATAACCCAACAATCCCAGTAGGCATGACTACAGCTTCAGTCCCACCAGCTACCATGGTTTCTGCCTCACCTTCTCTAATGTGGTTACCATCTAAAAATAAGCAGTAAAACTTACAAGAGACCACATATCAAATTGTCTTAAATAAGATATCATACATAACAATTACAATTAGGACATCTATTAGGCATTGAGGTAAACCTTCAACACTTACCTTTACAACTATGAGTTTAACAAAAtctttcatttctttcaataagttcaatgaTGTGATCCTTGTGGTTACATTGTCatgtaataatcattttttaatatgtgtttaTAGTCATGGCAAAAGTTATGGGGATATAGGAAGTATACAAATGAATAGAAGCATAGCTTTCCATTCTTGAATTATTTACAATAATATGAGAATTTCTTGAATAACTTGGGAGTAGTTGAAATGTTTGTAATTCAACTGTTTTCTGAATTACTATTTTCTCGAGTCTCTCATATAGGTTTTCAACGCATGATGTCTAAATCATTGTAGGCAATTATTTCAAGTTGCAATTGTTGTTGGTGGGGGAAATATCACCTCACAAGTAAGACCAAAAAACCCTTTCAAAGTGACAGAATTTTCAAAACTGCTTGTGGGGAaacttctttctattttgttattctccaaattgcaaaaacaattatttgtcccatgaaagaaaaagattttgattttcGTCTTTCCATGGTCCAAAACTTTTGCAGTTTAACTCTGTctatttttatatcaaatttctcaagaagagttaatattagtatatattcTAAAACCTTTACCATAAAAGAGTTTCTagaaaattttacattatagataatttatttgaaagcttgatttatttttatttttttaaaagaaaacacTCTATGATCGGATCTAAAGGTTAGGTTGGGAGATAAAGAATTTTTTCCCAATATTTTTAGTatcttttggtatttttttcacCGTTCATCTGTTGATTACATTGAGTAAATCCTTTATCTGAATTGATCGAATATGCACATATTAATCCTTTCAGTTGTAAACATAACATCTATTTTCATGGTTGTTAGAATAATGTGGCCCAACATGATATTTTATGATGTCTCTAttatcaataattaattattcaaaatttcttgtgaaattttgcaatatttttatgatgtaaaatatttttaatattgaaatatGTCTACTTGATATTGTAGACTAAGATTATGAATCATTTCATTATAGTCCTTGACTTGACCATATCTATCATGATGTAGCCTATTCTGAAAGGTAcatttgttaggacatatgtaattcacttgttaggaacatatgtcactattttatgtaattggctaatcttttgacaaaacgcactttacttgtatttggctagatctaggatgtgtttaatactttaagaaattttgtttcaagatcaagggttgaagccatgcaagtttgtccaagattcaagctgaaaagtgtctgtcattaaagcttgacaactagccatctatcaagcttaaAGAGATGTTTAGCCttgtggctcgacagctgctcgacagatagggtatcttttgaggtttatgaaaaacagaatttcagttctgttttgactctaatccgtgattatgtgtttgggatttcttttctcacaaccctggacatataaaaagattattttaagggccgtcaaagtgttcataagttgcacaagtgttgagcaaagtttgttcaagcaaattgtgaccagagacacaGAATTTGCCCtcgttcatctttcttgtgaagaagttgctgtgtttgtgcactgtaaggttttgtgaccaagcatcttcttgatcttcattgttgggatgaactgaagaactttgcagctaacaaccttctctagttggtgattgaagtcgcatattgggatccgcgcaattggttagtcacgtactgggagccgtgcatcaaaaggagaaattgtcactacaaaacaagtccaattgagtattggggtaagggttcaactgtaagttagtataaggtactgtgattcttttacttgtaaccgcttgttgtaataatagtggaatttcaggagtggtgaccttaaaatcacctggtggggtttttgccatgtaggttttccccatttgtaaacaaatcaccatgtcaatttattttctactgcatacttagtttattggtgatttgtttgtgcttccacgtgtttgcatgttaattaacttaattaattcacttggctaaattaattggttaatttatcacaaggggttaatttgtttttggcctatcaacaTTGTTGGACCATGATGGAAAGGAGGTGCAAGTTAAAATTGCTCAGACTATGGAAGATAATAAGGGCTAGTCTTTCAATGGTTAGTGCATAATAATCTCGGAAGTTCTTTCATAATGAGATTCATACATGTTGAGTGTTGGCCTTAATAAATCTATCGTGTCATTGCCAGTAACTTGGCCTCCTATAAGAGGAGTTGTCATTATAGTGATTCTAGACATGAACGATAGATGAATTCATGCATTAGTATGGAgttaaaaaagtaatgacaCGTTAATGaacttcttcattaatgaatctaattaatgaagttatttattaatgaatgtAACATATCTGTTACATGAATTGTTATTACTATAGAAAGGATTTTATGGTTGGTCATTTCCTTtatgaatattataaatattgtcaAGGCCACACTTGCAAGGGGTGTGAGAAGAGGAAATAAAGCTCTTATTAATCCTGACCAGCTGGGGAGAGCATCCTAATTGCTTGTGAGGTCCttgaataatataatttagtatgtaaatttctcacattttattgttgatttttattacatatgcaaatgatataattgttaattgatagatgtattatatttgtttctcttgaattattactttttaagtataattcctACAAAGGTTAAATGGTTAATGTAACT contains:
- the LOC115950439 gene encoding chaperonin 60 subunit alpha 2, chloroplastic-like, which translates into the protein MKDFVKLIVVKVSVEDGNHIREGEAETMVAGGTEAVVMPTGIVLLAPAKSIASNAGVDGEILVEKTRTCNWQTGYDAMTGRYEDLLSAGVVDPCQVSRCALQNAVSIAGVVLITQVVLVEKMKKPKPAMPHVPIKTP